Below is a genomic region from Desulfuromonas sp..
CCGCAACCCCCGGGTTCCGTCGGACAGTTCGGCGTAGTAGAAGACCGCGGGGTTGCCGGCGCCGTCGAGAACGACAGCGGCGTGGTCGCCCACGTTGATCTGTTCGTTATTTTCCTCGTAATCATTGCCCTCGACCGTCTCTTCGAGCCCCGGGGCACTCGGGTTGGCCGGGTCGATCAGCACGTAGCGCAGGTCCGGGTAGCGGAAGTTCATGGCGTCGCACCCTTCGTAGTAGAACTGGTAGACGGCGTGGAGCAGACCCTGGCCGTCCACCGCCGCCGCCATCCCGGCCCCGGCGAGGCCGTCCTGGAAGACCGGGTTGCGGGGGTTCTCGCCGATGGCCGCTGTGTACTCCTGCCACCCGCCCCCCGCCGGGAGGCTGAACATGGCGTCGGATTGCTGGGCGTTGCCGCACTGCCGGGCCTGCCCCCCCTGGTAAAGGAGGACCGGTTCGCCGCCGGCACCGGCGGCGAGGCTCAGGCCGTTGCCCGTATCGACCGCCGCCACCCGTTCCCCCGCGAGGTCCGATCCGCCATCCCTATATGCGGCCTCGGGATCGAATTTCAGGTAGGTGACCCCGTGGGGCCGCTCGGCGAGACCGGTGCCCTCGAAGTAGGCGATGTGGACCTGGCCGTCGCCGGCCGGGGCGGCTGCCACCGAGGGGACCGTCAGGCCCGCCGCCGCCACCGGCAGCAGGGGCGTCTGCTCCCAGGCCGCCGGATCGGGGGCATCCGATCCGGGCGGATCCGATTCGCCCCCCCCGCCCCCCCCGCAGGCGCAAAGGAGAAGGCACAGCAGCAGGGGCAGAATCCGCAGCCGGGAACCTGGATTATTGCTGAGCGAATCGATTGAAGGCATGGTAGTACTCCCTGGATCTCGGGTGGATCAGTTCATCGTTCGGCGCGGAGGGCATGCTCACGCCCAGGTCCATGTAAATCGTCCGGGCCTTGCCCATATGCTCGTAGTATTGGTAGATACCGGCCAGGTTCACCCGCGCCGCCCGGTGGTCGGCCTGACAGGCGATGGCCTTGTGGAAGGCGTCCTTGGCGATCTGGTCCTCGTTGCAGTACAGGTAGGCCACCCCCAGGGTGTTGTACAGGGAGGCCTTGCCGGCGGGATCGTCGTCGCCCGCCCCCTCCAGGGCCCTCTGGGCGATCAGGATGGCATGGCGGTAGTCGCCCCTCTTCAGGTACCGGACCGCCAGCGCCTGCAGACGGCCGGGATCGCCCGGTTTCTCCAGGGCCTGCAGGTGGAGCCCCTTCAGGCCGGGATCGGCCAGCCATTCCGGGCCGGTCTCGACGGTCGGGGCCGCCGCCTGCCCGCCCCCGCCGTTCCGGCGGAAATAGGCGGCCAGATCGGCGTCGCAGATCTCCCATTTGCGGGCCATTTCGATGGCGTTCTGCAGGTAGTCGTCCCCCTTCTCCTCGTAGCCGGCGGCCTTTTCGGCGACGATGCCGGCATACTGCTCCTGCTGTTCCGGCGTCAACTCGGGCAGGGGGGCGCCCCGGAGGAATCGGGCGAATTCGTGGTTGACCTCGCAGGCCCGGTTGCAGGCGGCCAGGGCGTACTCGGGGCTCTGCAGCTTCATGACCTTGTGGTAGCCCTTGAGCAGGGAACCGAGGAGATCCCCCTTCCGGCGGACGATCGCGTCGTCGATGCTTCCCCCTAGCTGCAGGTCCATGTAGTCCCGGTACTGCCCCGCCAGAAAGCCGAATTCCATCCCGGCCAGAGCGTCTTTCATCGCCGGATCCTGATCGCCGCCGTTCTTCTCGAAGCCTATCCGGGCCGCTTTCCGGAACTTAGCGGCACCCTGGCCGTCGCCGCCCTGGCGATAGAGTTCGGCGATGGTGGCCTGGGCTCTGGTTCGGGACGTCCCCTGCAGCTTGCCCTCGCGTTCCAGGAGGAGCCGCAGGGCGCCCCGGTCGTCACCGAGCTTCAGGTTGTTTTCGACCAGGGTCCAGACGATCTCCACCTTGTCCCGGTACTTGGCCGAGGTGCCGGCGAGCAGCTGGGCGTAGTCGGCGTTGGCCAGCCGATACTGCCCCAGCCCCTGGCGGATCTGGGCCGCCTGGTAGAGGAAATCGGCGCTGCTGGCATGCCGGGGCAGGCGCCGGGCGAACTCCTCCAGGGACGCGGCGAGCCGGCGGAACTGGGAGGCGTTGAGACAGGTCTCGATGACCAGGTTGAGGGTTTCCTCCACCTTGGACGACTGGGGATATTTCCGCAGCAGGTCGTCGGCCGCCCCGAACAGGGTCGGCAGGTCCCGCAGCTCGGAGCTGGAGGCGACCACCGCCTGCAGCGCCTGCTCGCCGAGGGAGGAGGACTGGTGCTTTTCGGCGAAGGCGATCAGGCCCTTCTTGCCCTGGTCCCAGTTCTCCACCGCCGCCAGCGCCAGGGGATTGAGCACCTTGGACTCGGAGGCCTGGACGATTCCGGCGACCTCGGCCTTCAGGTCCCGGTCCAGGGCGCCGTTTTTCAGCACCCCCCGGCCGAAGGCCACAAGGCCCTCGTAATCTTCGGTCAGGTTGTAGGCGTCGAGAATCAGGTGAACCGCCGCCTTCGCTTCGGCCGACTGCGGGTAGGCGGTCACGAAGCGGGAGAACTCGTCGATGGCGACCCCGTACTTGCCCTCGTTGTAGGCGACCCAGGCCACGTTGAACAGAACGTTGGGGACCTTGTCGGCCCGGGGGTACTCGGCCGTGTAGGTCTTGCCGACGGCGCGCAGGCCGCTGCGGGCGTAGACCTTCTCGTAGGCGCTCAGGTCCTCGGTGTTTTTCAGGGCCAGGTAGTAGGAAAGGACGGCGCTGTAGAGGCCGTCCCGGCGCTCCCGCTCCGAGCGCACCCGGCTGCCGGCCAACGTCTCGAACTGCTTGCCGGCCTCCAGGTAGTCCTCGGCCGAGAAGAGGGTCTCGGCGTAGTTCATCGCCATCTCGTCGTACGCCTCGCTGGCGTCGAAAAAGTCGAGGTAGTTGCGATAAGCGGCGGCGGCGAGGCGGAATCCCTCGGCCGACTTGCCCTTCAGGGCCTTCTGGTGGAGGTGGGTGACGATGTCCCGGGCGTAGAGTTCGTATTCGTGGGCGTTCTTCTCCTTGACCTCGTCGGCGATGTGAGTCGAATACTTCTGCGTCTCCAGGGCCTTGACGATCAGGGCCATATCCCGGTCGGCATGTTCGAAGGTGCCGATGGCCCGAACGCACTCGAAGACCCGCCCGGCGTAGAGAAGGAGCTTTTCCGGGTCGTTCTCCAGGGCCGCGAGGGTCCGGTAGATCGCGCCCTAGTGCTGCCACTTCTTTTTGATGAAATAGCGGTAGGCCAGTTTTTCCAGGGCCACCATGTAGACCGGCCGGGACCAGCTCAGGGTTTCGAAATAGTCGAGCGCCTCCCGGGGCGATTTCTCCTTGTACTGCTCGACATAGCAGAAGGCCAGGTCGATGAGGGACTCCAGCTTGATGTCGACCTTGCGATAGGTGTCGATATCGACGTCCTGCTCGGCCCCGGCGGTTTTGACCGCCGCCTCGAAGAGCTCCAGGGCCTGGCCGTAGTCGGCCTCGTTGATGTAGCACCAGGCCAGCTTGTAGCGGGCGATGGCCAGGGCCGGACTGCCGCTGAAGCCGAGCACCGCCTGGTAGTGCCGTTTGGCCAGGTCGAGTTCCTGCTGGGTGAAAAAGTGGTCGCCGAGCAGCAGGTAGGACTCGGCGGCATAGGCGCTGGCGGGGTACTTCCTGATAATGGTTTTGTACTCCTGGAGCATCTCGTCAATCTGCCCCAGTTCCCGGAACTCGTGGGCCATGAAGAAATGGACCTTGGGCCGGTATTTGAATTCGGGGAAGTTGCTCAGGATCCGCTGGTAGACCTCGAGAGCCTGCTTCTTCAGGGTGTTCGATTCGAGATGGTTGAGGGACTTGCCCCCCTCGGGCAGTTCGGCCTTGCGGATGAAGTAGACGGTCCGGGACTTCTCGATGTAGAGTTCGGCCAGCCGCAGGTAGAGTTCGGGCAGGTAGGGCCGCTGCCGCGATTTGTCGATGAGCGACTTGGTGTTTTCGATGGCCAGGTCGATCTTGGTCTTGTCCTGCTTCAGGCGCTGCAGAAACCGCTCCTGCTCCCGGGCCTTTTCCTCGCTGCGCAGCTCGTAGGTGGCGGCCGCCTCGTCCAGGCCAGCGGCAGCCGGGTGCGGCAGAAGGAGAAGCAGCGGCAGGGCCAGCAGAAGGGCCAGCAGGATCTTCGGAGTGCGTTGTCTTATCATTTGAAAAAGATGTCCCATTCTTCCAGGGAGTCGCACCGGTTCTCCAGCACGACCTCGAAATCGTCCAGTTCGTCGTTCCAGAATTCCCCCTGGAAAGCGAAGGCCACGACCTTTTCCTCACCGCCAACCGACTGCCCCTGGTCGCGGTAGTGGTAATCGGAGACCCGCTGGTACATGTCCAGGCCGATCTCGTACTCCAGCAGGTGAGCCTCTTCCTCGTAGCGGAGCAGGCTCTCGGCCAGGCTCTCGTACTCGCGCTCAACGTGCTCCTGCAGGCGCCGAGACGTCTCTTCGGTCTGCAGGGCGTAGATTTTCTCCAGGTGCTGCCGCAGCTCCGGGTCCTCCAGCGCGCCCGCGGCGGTCCGCTCCCGCTCGAGCAGGCGCAGAAAGCGGTAAAGGGTTTTGACGGTGCGCTTTTCCATCATCACGGTCAGCAGTTCGCTGTTCTCGGCCACGTCGCCCCGGCCGTAGATGAAATCGAGGGCGTCGCCGTAGCGCTCGTGGAAATCCTCGACCACGTTCATGGCCCGGTTGTAGTGGCAGACGTCTTTGTAGATGAACGATTTGAGGATGAAGAACTCGGGGGTGAAATGGCGCCAGAAACCGGGGGCCTCGAAGGCGTAGAGCAGGCCCATGGCCTTTTCCGGGCGGCCGAGGCGGTACTGGGCCCAGGCCCGTTCCATGAGGTATTTGGCCTGCTCCACGTTCGGCTTTTCGAGGTCCTGGTAGACCAGAAAGGCCTCCTCGAAACGGTCCTGTTCGAACAGGATGCGGGCCAGGGTGACCCGGGCCTCGTCCTTCTCCTCCGGGGGCGCCGAATCGGCACCAAGAATCTCCGACAGCAGGGCCTCGGCCTCGTCGAGACGGTCGGCATAGATCCGGCGAAGGGCTTTCTGGAAAAGGTATTTGTAGTAGTAATGGCTGCCCGGCCGGATCCGCTCCAGATGCTCGCTGCCCCACTCCGTGTAGCCGTGTTCCCAGTCGTAGATCCCCTGGTAGTAGTTGATGAAGTTCTGCAACTCGTCGTCGACGAAGCCGAGCTCCTGGCCGCTGAGCACGTTCAGCACCACCTCCTCCCGGTCGAAGGGCCGGGTGCGGGCGATCCGCTCCAGCAGCTCCAGGGAGTAGGAAACGATCTTGGCGTTGGGCTTCTTGGTCACCAGGTGGGACAGGGTGTCGACGGCGGCATGGGAGAGCCCGGTCTCGTGCAGGCTCAGTCCGAAGAAGAAGAGGGCCCATTCGTAGTCCTCGTCGTCGAAGCTGTGATTTTGCAGATAGCGGTAAAGGTGGGGGATGGCGGCCCGGTAGTCCTTCCGGCTGAACAGCTCGTAACCGCGGCTGAACGCATCCTCGCCGACCGGCGCTCCGGCCTCCGCCGCGGCCGCGACCGACGGCCCCGGCCGGGGCTTCCCGCGAAAAAGGTCAAAGATGCCGGCCTCGCCGCTGGGGGCCGTCCCGAAAAGGAAGACGGCCAGAAAAACAGCCGATACTATTTTATTTGTCTTGGTCATTGGCTCTCAGGTATCGCTTGAAGTTGTCGACCGAGGTTTTCTGCACCGGCTGGCGGGGCGCCAGGTCGAAACGGTATCCCAGGCCCACCCCGAGATAGACCAGGTTGTCGGTGCCGTCCTCCTTGAAGTTGAGCAGGTCCCGAAACTCCAGGTTGACGCAGAATTTCTCGTTCAGAAAATACTTGCGGCCGAGACCGAAACTGAGGGAAAGGGCGTTTTCGCTGGTCTGCTCGCCGCTGCTGCTCTTCCGGTCGTAATTGACCAGGCCGGCCCCTGCCAGCAGGTAGGTTTCATGGTTGACGACCTTTTTGTTCCAGAGGGCGTCCTTGCCGTAGGAGGGCTTCCAGATCAGGTTGCTGTGGACGGTGAAATTCAACTCGTCGAACTCGGTCGGGGTCACGCCGAAATCGTCTTCCAGGTCGCTCTTGACGTCCTTTTCGTTGTTGAAGATCCATTGCCCCCGCACCACTTCCCATGCCAGGTGCTCGTCGAGGTTGAAGATGTAATTGAACCCAAGGGGGTAGGCGTAAAAATAGTCGTCGTTGGGAACGAAGCCGGCGGCGAGACCGATTTCGTGATGGCGGTCGAAGATCCGGTTCTGGATGGCGTAGACCGGTTCATCCTCGTCGGGCGACTGGGCGAGTGCGGCCGGGGCTCCGAACAGCAGCGACAAAAGAATGATGAAGGAAACGGTCCTGTGTTTCATCGAATTCAAACTCCTTAAAAACCGACGACGTCGAAAATAAAGGGATAGGAGACCATGACCTCGGCCCCCCTGGGTTCGGGAAAATCCCACGACTTGATCGAACGCTTGATGCAGGCATGGAGGCTGTCGGAGCGGACGGAGGAGGACTTGATCCGCACCTCTCCCACCGCGCCGTCGGTCAGGATCCGCCACTCGAAGGCCATCTTGCCCATCAGGGCCGGATCTTCGATCAGGGCCGTTTCGTAGCAGTAGCTGATTTCGTCCATGTGGGCGTCGATGACCTTCTTGACTTCCTCGCGGCTCATGCCGCCCTGGATCTGAACCGGGGCCTTGAGGTCGGCCGAGACCATGGCCATGACCTGGTTCCGGCCGGTCCGGCCCTTGTCCAGGGCCGCGATGCCGGCGCTCGCCACGACCTGGGTCGCCCCCCGGGTGTTCACCAGTCCCATCTTGGGGATTTCGATTTTCGAGCTGCCCAGTTTCCCCGTGATGCCG
It encodes:
- a CDS encoding tetratricopeptide repeat protein; its protein translation is MIRQRTPKILLALLLALPLLLLLPHPAAAGLDEAAATYELRSEEKAREQERFLQRLKQDKTKIDLAIENTKSLIDKSRQRPYLPELYLRLAELYIEKSRTVYFIRKAELPEGGKSLNHLESNTLKKQALEVYQRILSNFPEFKYRPKVHFFMAHEFRELGQIDEMLQEYKTIIRKYPASAYAAESYLLLGDHFFTQQELDLAKRHYQAVLGFSGSPALAIARYKLAWCYINEADYGQALELFEAAVKTAGAEQDVDIDTYRKVDIKLESLIDLAFCYVEQYKEKSPREALDYFETLSWSRPVYMVALEKLAYRYFIKKKWQH
- a CDS encoding outer membrane beta-barrel domain-containing protein; protein product: MKHRTVSFIILLSLLFGAPAALAQSPDEDEPVYAIQNRIFDRHHEIGLAAGFVPNDDYFYAYPLGFNYIFNLDEHLAWEVVRGQWIFNNEKDVKSDLEDDFGVTPTEFDELNFTVHSNLIWKPSYGKDALWNKKVVNHETYLLAGAGLVNYDRKSSSGEQTSENALSLSFGLGRKYFLNEKFCVNLEFRDLLNFKEDGTDNLVYLGVGLGYRFDLAPRQPVQKTSVDNFKRYLRANDQDK